In a single window of the Veillonella sp. genome:
- a CDS encoding biotin/lipoyl-containing protein, which translates to MKRVVLALAALGILSVSSVMAAPVSYQSVLTGKVASTVSVGSAVTEGQTLVTVETLAGPMAAAKSTVTGTVTAVNVTVGSDVSRDQIVVTVESK; encoded by the coding sequence ATGAAAAGAGTAGTGTTGGCCTTAGCTGCTTTAGGCATTTTAAGTGTTAGCTCTGTAATGGCGGCCCCTGTATCATACCAAAGTGTATTAACAGGTAAAGTTGCTTCTACAGTTTCTGTTGGCTCTGCTGTAACAGAAGGTCAAACATTGGTAACTGTAGAGACATTGGCTGGCCCTATGGCTGCTGCTAAATCTACTGTAACTGGTACTGTAACGGCGGTTAATGTTACAGTGGGTTCAGACGTTTCTCGTGATCAAATCGTTGTCACAGTAGAAAGTAAATAA